One segment of Chionomys nivalis chromosome 1, mChiNiv1.1, whole genome shotgun sequence DNA contains the following:
- the Nos3 gene encoding nitric oxide synthase, endothelial — protein MGNLKSVGQEPGPPCGLGLGLGLGLCGKQGPTSPAPEPSQAPASLTPPQPAPDHSPPLTRPPEGPKFPRVKNWEVGSITYDTLSAQAQQDGPCTPRRCLGSLVFPRKLQSRPTQGPSPTEQLLGQARDFINQYYNSIKRSGSQAHEQRLQEVEAEVAATGTYQLRESELVFGAKQAWRNAPRCVGRIQWGKLQVFDARDCRTAQEMFTYICNHIKYATNRGNIRSAITVFPQRCPGRGDFRIWNSQLVRYAGYRQQDGSVRGDPANVEITELCIQHGWAPGNGRFDVLPLLLQAPDEPPELFTLPPELVLEVPLEHPTLEWFAALGLRWYALPAVSNMLLEIGGLEFPAAPFNGWYMSSEIGMRDLCDPHRYNILEDVAVCMDLDTRTTSSLWKDKAAVEINVAVLHSYQLAKVTIVDHHAATASFMKHLENEQKARGGCPADWAWIVPPISGSLTPVFHQEMVNYFLSPAFHYQPDPWKGSAAKGTGITRKKTFKEVANAVKISASLMGTVMAKRVKATILYGSETGRAQSYAQQLGRLFRKAFDPRVLCMDEYDVVSLEHEALVLVVTSTFGNGDPPENGESFAAALMEMSGPYNSSPRPEQHKSYKIRFNSVSCSDPLVSSWRRKRKESSNTDSAGALGTLRFCVFGLGSRAYPHFCAFARAVDTRLEELGGERLLQLGQGDELCGQEEAFRGWAQAAFQAACETFCVGEDAKAAARDIFSPKRSWKRQRYRLSTQAESLQLLPGLTHVHRRKMFQATVLSVENLQSSKSTRATILVRLDTGGQEGLQYQPGDHIGVCPPNRPGLVEALLSRVEDPPPSTESVAVEQLEKGSPGGPPPGWVRDPRLPPCTLRQALTFFLDITSPPSPRLLRLLSTLAEESSEQQELEALSQDPRRYEEWKWFRCPTLLEVLEQFPSVALPAPLILTQLPLLQPRYYSVSSAPSTHPGEIHLTVAVLAYRTQDGLGPLHYGVCSTWLSQLKAGDLVPCFIRGAPSFRLPPDPNLPCILVGPGTGIAPFRGFWQERLHDIEIKGLQPAPMTLVFGCRCSQLDHLYRDEVLDAQKRGVFGHILTAYSRDPGSPKTYVQDLLRTELAAEVHRVLCLEQGHMFVCGDVTMATSVLQTVQRILATEGDMELDEAGDVIGVLRDQQRYHEDIFGLTLRTQEVTSRIRTQSFSLQERQLRGAVPWSFDPPGPETPGS, from the exons ATGGGCAACTTGAAGAGTGTGGGCCAGGAGCCCGGGCCACCCTGCGGCCTAGGGCTTGGCCTGGGCCTGGGGCTCTGCGGCAAGCAGGGcccaacctctccagcaccagaGCCTAGCCAGGCACCAGCATCCCTGACCCCGCCCCAACCAGCACCAGATCACAG CCCCCCACTCACCCGGCCCCCAGAGGGACCCAAGTTTCCTCGGGTGAAGAACTGGGAAGTGGGCAGCATCACCTATGACACCCTCAGTGCCCAGGCTCAGCAG GATGGACCCTGTACCCCAAGACGCTGCTTGGGATCACTGGTATTTCCAAGGAAGTTACAGAGCCGGCCCACCCAGGgcccttcacccactgagcagCTATTGGGTCAGGCCCGGGACTTCATCAATCAGTACTACAACTCCATCAAAAG gagTGGTTCCCAGGCTCATGAACAGCGGCTTCAAGAGGTGGAGGCTGAGGTGGCAGCCACAGGCACCTACCAGCTCCGGGAGAGTGAGCTAGTATTTGGGGCGAAGCAGGCCTGGCGCAATGCTCCCCGCTGTGTGGGTCGGATCCAGTGGGGAAAGCTGCAG GTATTTGATGCCCGGGACTGCAGGACCGCACAGGAAATGTTCACCTACATCTGCAACCATATTAAGTATGCAACAAACCGAGGCAATATTCG TTCAGCCATCACAGTGTTCCCTCAGCGCTGCCCTGGCAGAGGAGACTTCCGGATCTGGAACAGCCAGCTGGTGCGCTATGCAGGCTATAGACAGCAGGATGGCTCCGTGCGAGGGGACCCTGCCAACGTGGAGATCACTGAG CTCTGTATCCAACACGGCTGGGCCCCAGGAAATGGCCGTTTTGATGTGCTGCCCCTGCTACTCCAGGCTCCCGATGAGCCCCCAGAACTCTTCACCCTGCCCCCAGAGCTGGTCCTCGAGGTGCCTCTGGAGCACCCCAC GCTAGAGTGGTTTGCTGCCCTTGGCCTGCGTTGGTATGCCCTCCCAGCTGTGTCCAACATGCTTCTGGAAATCGGGGGCCTGGAGTTCCCCGCTGCCCCTTTCAACGGCTGGTACATGAGCTCAGAGATTGGCATGAGGGACCTGTGTGACCCTCACCGTTACAACATACTTGAG GATGTGGCTGTCTGCATGGATCTAGACACTCGGACAACGTCCTCGCTGTGGAAAGACAAGGCAGCAGTGGAAATCAACGTGGCTGTACTGCACAGTTACCAG CTGGCCAAAGTGACCATTGTAGACCACCATGCCGCCACAGCCTCCTTCATGAAGCACTTGGAGAATGAGCAGAAGGCCAGAGGGGGCTGCCCTGCTGATTGGGCCTGGATTGTGCCCCCCATCTCAGGCAGCCTCACTCCTGTCTTCCATCAGGAGATGGTCAACTATTTCCTGTCCCCTGCCTTCCACTACCAG CCTGACCCCTGGAAGGGAAGTGCAGCAAAGGGCACGGGTATCACCAGGAAGAAGACCTTCAAGGAAGTGGCCAA TGCAGTGAAGATCTCTGCATCACTCATGGGCACTGTGATGGCAAAGCGTGTGAAGGCGACTATCCTGTATGGCTCTGAGACTGGCCGAGCCCAGAGCTACGCACAGCAGTTGGGGAGGCTCTTCCGGAAGGCGTTTGATCCCCGG GTCCTGTGCATGGATGAGTACGACGTAGTGTCCCTGGAGCACGAGGCACTGGTGTTGGTGGTGACCAGCACCTTTGGGAATGGGGATCCCCCGGAGAATGGAGAG AGCTTCGCAGCAGCACTGATGGAGATGTCGGGGCCCTACAACAGCTCCCCTCGGCCGGAACAGCACAA GAGTTACAAAATCCGATTCAACAGCGTCTCCTGCTCAGACCCCCTGGTATCGTCTTGGCGGCGCAAGAGGAAAGAGTCCAGTAACACAGATAGCGCAGGGGCCCTGGGCACCCTCAG GTTCTGTGTTTTTGGGCTCGGCTCCCGAGCATACCCCCACTTCTGTGCCTTTGCTCGGGCAGTGGACACAAGGCTGGAGGAGCTGGGTGGGGAACGGCTATTGCAGCTGGGCCAGGGTGATGAGCTCTGCGGCCAGGAGGAGGCTTTCCGAGGCTGGGCCCAGGCAGCCTTCCAG GCCGCCTGTGAGACCTTCTGTGTGGGAGAAGATGCCAAGGCTGCCGCCCGAGACATCTTCAGCCCCAAACGCAGCTGGAAGCGCCAGAGGTACCGACTGAGTACCCAGGCTGAGAGCCTGCAGTTACTACCAG GGCTGACCCATGTGCATAGGCGGAAGATGTTCCAGGCTACGGTCCTCTCTGTGGAAAACCTACAGAGCAGCAAATCCAC CCGAGCCACAATCCTGGTGCGTCTGGACACTGGTGGCCAAGAGGGACTGCAGTACCAGCCAGGGGACCACATAGGTGTGTGCCCACCCAACCGACCCGGCCTAGTGGAGGCACTGCTGAGCAGAGTGGAGGACCCTCCGCCATCCACAGAGTCTGTGGCCGTGGAGCAACTGGAGAAGGGCAGCCCTG GTGGCCCTCCCCCTGGCTGGGTACGGGACCCCCGGCTGCCCCCATGTACGCTGCGCCAGGCTCTCACCTTCTTCCTGGACATCACTTCCCCACCCAGCCCTCGCCTCCTTCGACTTCTCAGCACCCTGGCAGAAGAGTCCAGTGAACAGCAGGAGCTGGAAGCCCTCAGCCAG GACCCCCGGCGCTATGAAGAGTGGAAGTGGTTCCGCTGCCCCACACTGTTGGAGGTGCTGGAGCAGTTCCCGTCAGTGGCATTGCCTGCCCCTCTGATCCTCACCCAGCTGCCCCTGCTCCAGCCCCGGTACTACTCTGTCAgctcagcacccagcacccacccaGGAGAGATCCATCTCACCGTAGCTGTGCTGGCGTATCGAACCCAGG atgggctgggccctctgcaCTATGGGGTGTGTTCTACGTGGCTGAGCCAACTCAAGGCAGGAGACCTGGTGCCCTGCTTCATCAGGGG GGCTCCCTCCTTCCGGCTGCCACCTGATCCCAACTTGCCCTGCATCCTGGTGGGCCCAGGGACTGGCATCGCACCCTTCCGGGGATTCTGGCAGGAAAGATTACATGACATTGAGATCAAAG GGCTGCAGCCTGCCCCCATGACTTTGGTGTTTGGCTGCCGATGCTCCCAACTCGACCATCTCTACCGAGACGAAGTACTGGATGCCCAGAAGCGCGGGGTTTTTGGACACATCCTCACCGCCTATTCCAGGGATCCTGGCAGCCCTAAG ACCTACGTACAGGACCTCCTGAGGACAGAGCTGGCCGCGGAGGTTCACCGCGTGCTGTGCCTCGAGCAAGGACACATGTTTGTCTGCGGCGACGTCACTATGGCAACCAGCGTCCTGCAGACCGTACAGCGAATTCTGGCAACAGAGGGCGACATGGAGCTGGACGAGGCCGGTGACGTCATCGGCGTGCTGCGG gATCAGCAACGCTACCACGAGGACATCTTCGGGCTTACATTGCGCACCCAGGAGGTGACAAGCCGCATACGCACCCAGAGCTTTTCCTTGCAGGAGCGACAGCTGCGAGGTGCAGTGCCCTGGTCCTTCGACCCTCCCGGCCCAGAAACCCCGGGTTCGTGA